GCCCAAGGCTCGGGCTGTTCACCGGGAAGCCGTCGATCAGGACGAGGGTGCCGGTCGCCTGCCCCCCGCGGAGGCGGATGGACTCGATGTTCCCCATGCTGCCGGTGCGCTGGACGTCCACGCCGGGGAGCCCCGGGAGGACGTCGCCGGCCAGCGCCGGGACCCTCAGCTCGATGTCGTCGCGCTCCACCACGCTGACGGCGGACGCCTGCTCGGAAACCTTCTCTTCGATGCGGGTGGCCGTGACCACCACGGGGTCCATGACCACCGGGCCCTCGGCCGCGGGGAGGCATGGCGCCGCCGCCGCGAGCAGCAGGAACGCCGAAACCGACCGACGCAACGCCCTGAACGTCTCTTTCATCGTTTCTCCTTTCCCTCGAAAGGGCTTCATGGATTCAGGGCGGTCCGGGTATTCTGGCTTCCGGCAACCTACTCCCCGCGCCTTCCCGGCCTGACTTCAGGCCAGTGGCGATCCTGCGGGTTTCGTTCCAGTGACAGATGCGGGGCAGCGACGGATTCCCACCGTCTTCCCCGGTTCCCCCCTGTTGTGACGCTAACGATTTCCCTTGCCCGGGTCCTCCCGCCGCAGCGGCGTGACGCGGATCGCGCCGGTCGCGGGATTCCGGTCGCACGCGACATCGACTCCGTACGCGGCCCGGATGTTCCCGGGCGTCAGCACCTTCTCCGGCGCCCCCTCCGCCGCCACCTTCCCTTCGGACAGCAGGACGATCCGCTCCCCGTACTCCGCGCATAACGACAGGTCGTGGGAGGCGACCAGCGCGGCGACCCGGCGGTGGTCCTTGAGCCGCGCGACGATCTCGTGGAACGCCACCCGGTGGCGGATGTCGAGGAACGCCGTGGGCTCGTCGAGCAGCATCACGTCCGCCTCCTGCGCGACCGACCGGGCGACGGTGGCCCGCTGCCGCTCCCCCGCGGAGACTTCCGACAGCGCGCGGTCCTTCAGCTCCGACAGCTCCGTCATCTCGAGCGCCCGCGCGACCTGCTCCCGGTCCTCGGGCGTCGTCTCCCCGAAGAAGCCCTGGTGGGCGAACCGCCCGAACGCGACGTATTCCGCCACGGTCATCGGGAAGTCCACCGGTGGATCCTGCCCTACCGCCGACAATAGCCGCGCCATCTCGCGGCGCGGGTACGAGCGGGGGGGGCGGCCGAACAGTAAGACCTCGCCGGACGCCGGCGGAAGAAACCCCGACAGCACCTTGAGCAGCGTGCTCTTGCCGGAGCCGTTCGGCCCCAGCAGGATCGTCGCC
This sequence is a window from Thermodesulfobacteriota bacterium. Protein-coding genes within it:
- a CDS encoding ABC transporter ATP-binding protein; this encodes MRVKPVLSARNVAFRYGDREVLRGVDIDLRPGEATILLGPNGSGKSTLLKVLSGFLPPASGEVLLFGRPPRSYPRREMARLLSAVGQDPPVDFPMTVAEYVAFGRFAHQGFFGETTPEDREQVARALEMTELSELKDRALSEVSAGERQRATVARSVAQEADVMLLDEPTAFLDIRHRVAFHEIVARLKDHRRVAALVASHDLSLCAEYGERIVLLSEGKVAAEGAPEKVLTPGNIRAAYGVDVACDRNPATGAIRVTPLRREDPGKGNR